The Lolium rigidum isolate FL_2022 chromosome 2, APGP_CSIRO_Lrig_0.1, whole genome shotgun sequence genomic interval ATCCTCCGCGAGCGCGTATCTCCCACTCCGCCTCACCGTCGGTTGAGCGACGGGAGGAGCAGCGAGAGGAGGCTGCTGTGCGGTGGGGGCCGGCGTAGGAGAAGACGAACGCAGTGAAGAACCCGTCTCTTCCACTCTTGTACGGAGCTAGTAGCGAATTCAACCACGTGGGTGGTGCGCGCGATTCATCGGTGGATGCCCAACTTGGCAACTTGATGCTAGCTAGCTACATCGTCTTTATATCCAGTGACAGAAGAAGGGCATCGGCATCCCCAAGGAGAGCAAGCAAGCATGTCTCCGCAGCTTAGCCTGAGCGCGGATTCATCTCCCTCATTTAAACGTGTTATCTACTGTAGTGGTTAGTGAGTCACGACCAGTTGAGTGGCACAGACGCGACGATCGCCGTACGACGTCGTTGTAGCCAGCCAATTCTGCGAGCGTGTCGTGCGTTATTGCCTCACACAGGACCAATCATCCAAGTTCTGACGTCGTTGTAGCCGGTCAATTTTGCGATATCGGCTGGACCGCGAATCTTCATCTCCTGTACGGATCATTCGCAGCGATCGAACTCCACTCACGTAGGTAGGTGGTTGCTGTGATCCATTGGTGGATCGCCCAACGTGCTGCTACGTCGTGTTTATCCACTCGCATAAGAAGGCATCGGCATCGCCAGGCACCACATCGACAAGCAAGAAAGCATGTCCGAGGACGAAGCCGCTGGCAGCCCGCAGCTGAGCCTTAGCGGTTTCAGCTCCCTCttctccatctccaccaccaccccgcatcctcaccaccaccaccaccacgacctgccgccgccctctctctccctcagcATCGGCACCGGCGGGGAGGAGCATGAGGAGGAGGACCAGGTCGTCAGCAGCGGCCAGCAGGGAACCACCGCCCGCGTCCGGATGATGAAGAACCGGGAGTCCGCGCTACGCTCCCGGGCCAGGAAGAGGGCCTACGTGCAGGAGCTCGAGAAGGAGGTGCGCCGGCTCGCCGACGACAATCTCAGACTGAAAAGACAGTTCAAACAGGTACGTCCTACTATTCCATGTCTCTTCAGTTCCTGACTTGCTTGCTTCTCTGTGGCTGATTAACTCAAACTCTCCTCCATGCTGATTCAGCTTAAAACGGAGATCGCCGCACTCGTCCAGCAGCAGCAAACCAACGGCAGCCCACACAGAAGAACCTCCTACACGCAGTTCTAGCCTTCTAGCTAGGCCACCGCTGCTGGCTGCTGCGTCATTTGAATTCCACCACAATCACTACTATATGAACTGCTCCCACCGTTTCTGAATATGAAGACGTTTTAAGAGTTCAATCTAAATTCCCATTACGTCTTATATTGAGGATTGGAGGCTGTAATATTTAGCACTTGTCGGATTTGTTAACTCGACTGTTTGTCCGAAAAGCCAATCAGGGGCATGTTTTTTTCTCGTTCTCCAAAATATTTCGGTGGGCACCAGTATTACCGGTTACTGGAAGGCGAAATACCATGcgagatttttttttaattctcCCAAATTTATCAAGATTGTTTAAATTCGAGCAAATTATACCATTGGCTAGCATTTTCTTATGCCAATGGGTGCTGGAAAATACGATTACCAGGGAGATATCGAAAATTTTGGCGAGATTAAAATCCCTGTCAAGGGCCTTAAAACGGTGTGCTATAGCCAATAAAAATGGTCACTGTCGCTCAAAACATGGATTTTCGCGGCATCGGTGTCTTGGGGTCCCTGAACAATATTCATGCTTTTTTTTCCATACGAGACTCAAAAGAGCCTCGAGTTCCACTATCCAAAGATAAGTTTGGTGCCAACTGGCAAAGTAAAAAAAACTTAACATCCCAAAGAAACACCTCTCTTTAACCGACCGTAAGGTGGTTGTAGGGACACCGGAATATAGGTTATATATATGCAGTATAAATAGGGGTTTTCGGTTGCGTAACTTTATCACATCGTCTTCGGAAGCTCAATCATATACGTACTTCACATCCCCTTATTCTTGTTGCTCCTTGATGTTTCTCCGTGTGAGGTTCttaagcttgttgctagcttttcaacaacCCCAAATTCATCGAAAACATATGCATTTTCTACAGTGTTTTCGAGTTTGAACGTTTTTACTGTCTTTTCATATAgagaggtttcacctctaaattcaTGGTAAAATATCCTTTATTGGTTTATAATATTCCCCTTTTTGTTGGAATctattttccattatctttccaaAAAAATTTGGCTTCATCCTAGTTGGAGTTCAAGAACATTGTGAGAGTTCAATTCTTTTGAGAAAAATACACTTTGAAGGAGCTCTACAAACCTGCGTGCAAACTGGCGTTGCTGGGCTCATCGGTGGAACCAATCGGCAGCTGCTAGGATTTCCGGTATATGCAGAAAGGCTGTACGGAGCACTATTCTAGCGGCCGGTGAAATGGATCCGGTTTGCAGGAATCAAACTGGTCAGGAATCTGGACTGTCGAACTAGGTCTGCCCAGTCAGCCTTGTGTGCTTGTGGCCATTCCGGTTCGCTGGTCTGTGCATCGGATTGTCCGGTGGGTGGCTTAGCTCCGCCGAACTTTTCAGTATTTCCGTCAAATGGCTAGTTTTCTTTCTTTGACTATAAACAACCTTCCTTCCTCCTTGAAGAGCTAAGGTCAACCATtctttgagctctctctctctctcttcagtTGACATCTGGTTTCTCTAGGTTAGTGAAAATGTGAAAATAAGATGACCATGGTAGAGTGTGCCATGTAAAAGAGCACAGGTCAGGTCAAAATCTACCTGGCCCCTGCATCGTGGTCGTGGGGATGCTAAGCTTAAAACCTGATCACATCTGCAGTGAAGATTCCATATCATGGTCCAAGTTTCAGGCCTCTCCGGTTCATGCGAAGAGTAGAGGAAAAACATCACATAGGAAACTTCCTTTTTGTGACACCATTCACTCGCTTTTTTCAAAGGAATATGGTAAAGAAATGAAGTTGTTTGGTCTCAGGACCTGTTTGTTTgagcttttttttttggctttccaCTAAAATAAGCAGATGAAACGAACCGAGGTGCTTTGGCTGCAGGCTTTTCCAAAGCCACCGAGCGAAATACACAGGGAAGAGAAAGCACCTCGGGAGATGCTTTTCCCGGCTTCTCGCAGCTTCCTCACTTAGACTGAACCGGTATATCCTTTTAATCCTTTTGTCCATGGTATTTACAAAGAAATGCCACTGAGCTTGCTAACCGAAACTACACGCGCGTCACTCAGCCAACAGGACATTGCAGAGTTGCTTCTCCCAAACAATTAGTAAACAAATAATCACTATAGCTAATTATTACGCTGGCCCACTGCATGTAGCTGCTACTAGCTCTtgattaggctggccatagtgctagtatcataggtagtatcatgcatactagacccacaaaaatgatgatatGGCATGCAATTAAGGAGGAAAGataggattagagtaacataggtggatactgtatcatagcgcacgttacgagaaaagtaaatgccaaattgatcttgtacatagatttacattgggattctagaaaacaataaatttaaaagtttatgatactactctataataccacccactatagagatagtatcatagacaagtatcatatgcatgatactagtatatgatactatgcactatgaccagccttaacgCACAGTGCATGAGAGAGACACGAGAATCTGCCACGTAAATTTATAAGTAAATTTTAGCATGATGCCACATACAGATATAATACAAATGTTCCAAAATCAATCAAAAGAAAACCGTTTGGTGATTCATATTATTCCTTTGTGTCGAAGGAAGTATTACaaataaatttgaaaaattgTATGTTCTCATGGCCATGAAGGGTATTTCGGATAATTTATCTATTCACAGCCAGCTAAGTTACCAAACAGTAAAAATCGGAACAGCAGTTTTTCCTGCATAGCGGCTTTCCCTACACAACGGCTTTCCTTGCATAGCCAATCAGCTACAGCTCAAACAAACATGCCCTCAGGTTCAGAAGAAAAAGAAACGAAGTTTACAATCCACTTGAAGCCCCCTTTTGGAATTTCAAACCGAGCTTTTACTTAAAATACGGTATCACATACATTCCACGGTTATTTAGCATACATCAGTGGGTGATATAGATGATTCAAACTCATCTTTCACTTCACGTTGGTTGTTTACCATACATTAGTGGGTTTCCAACAGATGGTTTTAGCCGAGCTTTCACTTTAATATCCCTTTCGGTGTGGAAAGCTAGCACAAACTACGTTAAATTGCTGCTAACCATACATAAGTATTTATCAACATATCATCACATGAGATGCATCGGGCTAATTTTTGGTCCCCAGCAAATCATATGACTCCATAGCTAAATACAGAATGGAACCGCGCCAGAAATTCATATGTTGGAGAATGACAATAACCCTACCATGTATTGCAAGTAACAGGGAAGCATGACACTCTTGTACACCTCTACAATGTATTTAAAGAGCATCCCAGCCTTTTTGTACACAGTGCCATAAAAGATAACAAAAACAAGATTGTAAAACCAAGCCTCACCTCTCTCATGAGAAAGCACAGGCAGTTCCAGAACCCTTGCGCCGCCCCAGCGCGCAAGTAAACAATTGCTATTACATCCAACTAGACGATAAATCTTTTTAAGAAACTGATGAGACAGTCGATTTACATGCAAGGGCGGCAAGGAGCTCGAAGGGTATCCTTGTGGTCAGCAAGCCCCTGAATGAAAAGGTTTTCTAGTTTCAGTTAATCAAGAGAAGACACACCCTATTTATAGATTCAAATTTCAGGAACTGCTAAAACCAATAACATGATGATGGACTGATGTTGCAGGGAAATCAAATATATAATATGAAGCGGTAGCTAGAGAAGAACATGAGACAGAACAGTGGGATCCTATGGTTTGATTCAAATGGGGTCCACATATGCTCGATTTATATAAGCCATAAGCCTATTATGGCTTATATAATAAAAAAAGACATAAGCCCCTTTGACTCGCTGCATATGCATTTTGGCGTCCTACTTCAATCTCGTCTACTTCACGAGCAGGAGGTATATGGGGGGTGAACTTGATGATGGCGGCTGTGATGGACTTGTCGGGGCATAAGAAGGTGTTAGAGCGCCGGCGTATTGACACATATCTGAAGGAACTATTATCCCACATCTGGAGAGTATGCTAGTTAAGTAAGGCTATGATACGAATTCAATTGCAGGCACTACAGGTTGACAATACAATGAATTAACATTTGACGGGAGCTAGAGAAGGTCTATCAGTATCAAGATATGATATTGCAGATATTTATAACACATAAGGAGAGTTTTTTCCACTATCTAAAAAGTAAAAATAGACACCTAATAAACCAAGTATCTACCTAAAGTGAAGGATCTACCAGCCACAAAACAATACAGTTTAGATCAAGCATAAGCACATCTATACCTGTTTAGTGCAGCCAAACTAAGCCAAACAAGACATCAAAGCATTGATGGTACGATGATCACAATATAGAACGCTTGGACTTCATACGTGGTCATCCTTGGACATCAAAGCTGAGCACCTACATGAGCTCATTGGACCCAGAGACCAAGACCTCACGATGGTAAGATAAACCGGATATATGCCGGTATATTCCATCATACAGTGATGAATATAAACGACTTTTCCATTTCATGACATAAACATATAAAGTCAGATGATATGGACTACTACAAACCAACAACAAAAGACTGAAGCAAATTATCTTAGGGAACAGATAACTTAGAACATACTATTGGCTACATCTAGCACAACTATTGGCTACATATATCTTCAGCAGCTTCAGATCAGGCTCTTTCTCAGGCACCATACACATAACTTGCAGACGTGGCTGGTGGAGCTCACTGAACCAGTTTGGTGATGCATCAGTCTTGTTTTTCTCGATCAGCCTGGACTTCCCGCACAGGTCTGATAAACTCATTTGCCCCATTAATATTGTTGCAGTTATTCACCATGTCGTTGAGAAAGTACCAGCAAACTGTGCTTTGCGGAGCGAccccagcagcagcagcgggaagGCAAGGTGTAGACCTCCTGGTTGCCATGTCAAAGACCATGCCCTGATCCCTACCCCTCCCGCCAATCCAGTAGACACAGTTACCCTTGAACCCCGGAACACCTTCAGCAGGGGACATGGACACCGCATTGTTCCTCCCGAGAAACACCGAGTAGCCCCCCAAGTCTGTCACAGCATCCCAGCATGGTTGGCGCTGCGGAAAACACCTAAAGACAAATACTTCATTCTGTGCTACACGACGATGACCGCCTCCTGGCAGCCGCACAGTAACCGTGCAGCTCGAGTTCCTCCATATCTGGTACAGATTACCCTTGCAGAACACCAGATTCTTGGCACCAGTGAAAACAGAGACTGTGTTGTATGGCGGGGCGAAATTGGTTGCAGGGTCAAACGGAAGGGCCGTGACGTTGGCCGCCGCATTCAGGTCTGGCCCCAAAGATCTCCTATGAATGAAATCATGCTGTTGTAGGATCCCCCACCTAGCAAGTTGAGCATGATTTGCCGGACCCGAGAGTGAAGGTGGTATCGCTGGCAGTGATGATGGGTTGTCGACCGTAATAGAATCCCTGCGGCGGCGCTCCGGTAGGAGCAACACGTGGACGTCTCCATAGTGTGTGAGGCAGTAGACTCTGTTCTTTTCATCATGGTAGACGATGTCAGCGAGCTGGTCTCCGTGGGGAAGGCGGATAGGATCGAGGATTGCCCACCTCCTGGCCCCGGCGGTGACGTAGGCGAGCCTGTTGAGGTCGCAGATGGCGACGGCGGTGAAGTCGTCGCTGGCGGGGTTGCGCGCGAAGACGATCTTGGACTTTGGTACCCACCTGCTGCTGTATATCAGTGGCGGCAGGAGGATCTCGGTGGCGGTGATAGGGTTGAAGAGGCTGAACATGATCTGGCCACCGTTGATGCAGAAGGAGAGGGCGAGCCATCCGTAGCTGGAGCCTACGCAATGTGACCCGAAGGGGATGGGCTTGACTGCTTGAGCTCGAAGGAGCGGCGCGTGGGGACCGAGGCGGCGGACGGGCGGCACCTGTCGTGGTCGGGGACGACGAGGAGCAACGGGAACGGCTGTGCGAGCGCGCGTCGCCACGCAGTGCAGGCCCCCCGCGCGCTGGCGTAGCCCTTGAGGTCGAGGCTGTCACCGATGAGGCAGATGAGCTCCGGCGGCAGCTCCTCCCAGAGCATGGCGGATTCTGTCTGAAAATGGTGGCGGCGCAAGTGGAAGGGGACGGACGGGAGCAGGAGAATGGGTTTCGGCGGCGGGTGAAGAGGTGCgatggaggagcggcggcggctgggagTTGTAGTGCGGTGGAGGAGAGTGAACCTAGGtctgatccgccgccgccgcctccatgtaACCGTCGGGAGTGAGGGAGTGTGGCTTGCCGGGAGTGATACTTGGGCTGGGCCGACTAAACAAGATGGCCCACGTAGGCTTAGatcagcaaaaaaaaaaggtgtgATCTATTTTCTTCAAATTATTTAATAAATACTTTTTTCCACTCAAAAAATTTAATCAATAATTTTTGTAATCCTAAATATACTTTTTTTTTCAGGTCGTTTTCTCCACGTACCTGACTTCAAAGAAGAAAACTTAATGTAAACATCGTGAAAGAAAGAAAAATTGATGAGTATAGTTTCTGATAAGTGCATGtgtaatgaagtaaaatactcacTCTGTCTCATAAAACTTGTGTGaagtttgttaaaatttagatgtatctagatgctatttagtgtctagaaacATCCTAATTTAAAAAAATCTCAGACAATTTTCATGGAATGGAGGAAGTGCATCTTTAACCACATCACACAAGGAAATGGACATTTTTCCAAAAAGTAACAAGTCATTGAAATATTATTTTAGAGCTCTGGAATCTTTCCATGATATTAGAgacaaactgaacctcaaattctCAATGGAAATTATAATTATAGCTGCCTAGAGTAAATGGATAGTGAGAAATAATAAAAATTTCAAGAACCAGAGGCCTACTTTTCAAAGCTGGAAAGCAATATACACAGAAGAACTAAGAATGGTGGCTCATAAAATGAAGAAAACATGCATAAAGTTTCAAGGAGCGGCTACAATCACaagtttagttttttttgtttaagggttttggtttttttattttgttttgatttttagTTCTCTGTAACCTTTTGTACTGATTTTACTAATAAAAATTGATGTGGGATTTTTTTCCACTGTTTCACCCtcaaaaaaatataatttttgataTGCCTTGATTAAATATATTACAACGCAAATACATAACTCGAGTGAAAGGATATCTTCTCGCAGATGCTCCACATCTCTTATTTgctctcttttctttctcttaAAGTAGACACTGCAACACAGTGATCGACACAGTTATCCACATTCCACATATTCTTTTGGGAGCAAAACCTTAAGATTCTTGTATCGTTGGGCGAAGCTCATGCTAGCATGCATTACTACAACAATTTGTAATCCTGATGCGATCGAAGCCTTCTCAGGGCTCTATCCCTCCGTGCACTCTTTCTGCGTAAGCTGCAGCTGGCAAGCGGTGCGTGGCCTCGCCAAAGCTCAAAGGCAGCGTGCAGCGTCTCAAACTCATCTCCTCCCCGTCCCTAGGGTTTCTGCCGCCGCCGTCCCTCACCTCCCTCGCCGCCATCCCCTTGTACAAGTACAAGTGTCTAGCGATCGATCAGTTACCAACACTGCACATATGCCTAACACGCTGCTCTTGAGTCTTGCCCCACGATTTGAAGCTTTCTATACTGGAAGATGAAGTGCCATGTAGCTCATCTCTCAGCGCCCAGGATGGCTAAAAAGAAACGCGCTACCGGCGGGCGCAAGTATGCTCGATTCGTATAAGCCCCTTTGACTCGCTGCATGTGCATTCTGGCGTCCTACTTCAGTCTCGTCGACGCGTGTTTTCTCCTTTTGAGAAAATATACCCCAGTGTCACCACAAGTCCACGCCTCATAAAGTCAGCACAGAAGCTAAGCTGATTAGAATTAAAGGAAAAACGTAGCTAGCCTCATGCTTGCACGCTAATGCATACGGAGTACAGTGGTACAGTTCACGTATAGTGTCTCTAGGTGAGTGAAATAATTACATGAGCATGGTAGATCGTGCCATGTTAACCAGCACAGGTCAGCTCAAAATCTATCCGACCCCTGCATCGTGGGGATGCTACGCTTAACAATGCAGAGCGCTGATGAAACCCGACCCTTCATTCATTTGCAGTGAGGAATTCACACTCGTGATGCAAATTTCAGGCCTCCCCGGTTCATGCAAAGAGTAGAGGAAAAACATAGATATAGAAAAGTTTCCTTCGGTGAAGAAttatgatagagaaaacacagaGTCTCGGCTTCAGAAAAAAAACCCTGAATTTTACAGTCCACTTGAATCCCTTTTGGAATTTCTACACAAGGAGTAGGAAAAGATCTTTGGCGGCTTATAGTAACATCTTAGGTATACCGGCCATTTCGTTTGGTTTGACTTTTATCTTCGTGTTCTCCTATTCATGCGAATCCAACATATCAGCAAATTTTTGGTGTTTCCAATCCTTCTTTTGCACATGCATTTCTATCTTATTcctatgtttttttttctattcaCGCATTTTCTGAATCTTACGAACAAAAGAGACCATGTATCTAAAGCTAGATTCAGGTGGCCAATTGTCATCTAATTCTCGTGATGAAATACAAGCTCTCCCACACTTTGCACCATGTGACAAACACGACAAAAAAAATCACATTGTTTGCAAATGTTTCAAATGGAAAAGAGCACACCAACAATGTTCAAAAAAGAAAGGACCGATACACTACATAGCACATGCCGTATTCATCTAGACAAGGACATCAATTTTCTCATAGTCCTATTCAGCTCTATAGCCTCGTCCATGGCTTCTTCTCGTCCTTTTAAGGCCCTTATCTTTAAGTGAAAATGTACAAGAGAATGAATGAAGAATTTTAAAAGGGGTTTCATAGAAAAAAATTCCTATGGACTGGAAATCTCCATCCTCTTTAAATAAAATCCTTCAATTCAAAGGGACCCTTAAGGCTCCTTTGGTTCATGGGAGTTTCAAAGGAATTTTGAAGTGCTGACCCTACGGAAATTTGCTTGTAGAAGTCGTCTAATTCACAGGATCAAATCCTATAAAAAAATAATCTCATGGGAATCTTGTAGCGTAAATTTCATAGGAAAATATCATTAATTTAGACTCAAGGTAAATTCCATCTCTGAATCAAAAAGAATTCCTCTTCCTGTAGGATCGAAGTTAATATGGCATCTCTATCCTATACGTTTTCTATCCCTACACATTttatatcctatgaatcaaaggagcctttATTGTTTATTTTGCTGTTAATTGACATGTGCTCAACGAGACGAGATGAAAGACAAGAATGATAACAAGAAATGTATGATTCTACAACAGGACAAATCAGCTGTATATTAAGATGTCGCCAAGTCTCCCCTACCTCCCTTAAGTGGCATATATTATCTCGTATGAGGCATGCAACTGTTGTAGGATGGAATTTTGATGATAAAAGGTCctatatttttttccttttcaaatATGCCACAACACATAGCTACTAGTGATGATCTCCTTTTTTTGATTCTTGTTTCCTCATATGTTCTATCGGGTGAAGTAGCCAATTATTTGTGTCGGTGAACTTCTttacaagatttttttttggtAAATGTTCAGATTCAACCAACAGAGCAACCAGTCGCCtcgtcatgtcttcttcctcgggTCTCTTATGAGAGGAATGGATTTTGCAATTTTGTGGATGTTGCACATGATGTTTTTGATATGATGCAATCGGCATTATCTTTTGCGTACACATAAGCCTTACCTTACATCAGTTCTAGGCGCATTGTAAGTGGGCGTCTTTATGTTTCCAATGTATTTTTTGCGTTGTAGTGAGTGCCATTTCTAAATGCCTCTTAGTTTGATTTTCCGATCACATATGGTGCGGCATATTCTTCTAACGGGTTATAAGTACTGATGTGGATTTGTTGCGCTGACACGTTTTAATTGTTGCATTATTTTTCCACATTTTCTTATGACCATGGGTAAAATATTGCATAACGGGCTTCCACGTTGCACTAGTTATACATTTCTGATCTCAGATTTAAATGAGGTCGGATAGCCGGGGAGAAGATTAATTTGGTGAAAAATTCACCCCGCCGACGGCTAGGGTTGGCATTGTTGTTTGTATGTCAATCCATTGGCTGGGGTTCAGAGACCGATGAAAATATCTTTTTCCCACACAAAACTAGCATCTTTGCCCTCAAACTGCAGCAAACTCGATCGCAACGCGCACACACGCGACATGCCGTCCGGTGCTCCTACGTACATGCCTCGAGATCCACGAATGCCGGTGGTCCAATGTGGTCGCTTGTAATACCTGCAATGCAGCCTGCGCTTTTGCTTCCCTTTCCTTCGTCCCTTCGCATGTAGTAGCAAATATTG includes:
- the LOC124688816 gene encoding protein FD-like encodes the protein MSEDEAAGSPQLSLSGFSSLFSISTTTPHPHHHHHHDLPPPSLSLSIGTGGEEHEEEDQVVSSGQQGTTARVRMMKNRESALRSRARKRAYVQELEKEVRRLADDNLRLKRQFKQLKTEIAALVQQQQTNGSPHRRTSYTQF